A genomic segment from Phragmites australis chromosome 6, lpPhrAust1.1, whole genome shotgun sequence encodes:
- the LOC133922466 gene encoding zinc transporter ZTP29 isoform X2, translating to MEPHVFHRALGLSLVGGLSTAIGALFVVLNPAPNLKMLGLLQGFAAGLMLSISFLDLAHNALNSIGFLKGNLWFFAGVLFFGFIIKFIPEPDFSPQADSSEKQADDGGSGKDMMRKHRRQVLFSGIVTAVGISLHNFPEGMAVFLGSVKGLHVGLNLAIAIALHNIPEGVAVALPLYFATRSKWHAFFTAAFSGLAEPLGVIVVAYLFPSNLNPEILEGLLASVGGVMAFLTLHEMLPLAFDYAGQKQAVKAVFVGMACMSASLYFLEISLPKEISL from the exons ATGGAGCCGCATGTGTTCCACAGGGCGCTGGGGCTCTCGCTCGTCGGAGGCCTTAGCACCGCCATCG GTGCGCTTTTTGTGGTTTTGAATCCTGCCCCTAACCTGAAGATGCTTGGCCTTCTACAg GGTTTTGCTGCCGGACTTATGTTGAGCATCTCCTTTCTAGACTTGGCACACAATGCACTGAATTCTATTGGCTTCTTGAAGGGCAACCTCTGG TTTTTTGCAGGAGTTCTTTTCTTTGGTTTCATTATCAAGTTTATTCCAGAGCCAGACTTTTCACCACAAGCTGATTCAAGTGAGAAACAG GCTGATGATGGTGGGTCGGGTAAAGATATGATGAGAAAACATCGTCGGCAGGTGTTATTCAGTGGTATTGTCACCGCTGTTG GAATTAGCTTGCACAATTTCCCAGAGGGAATGGCAGTATTTCTTGGGTCCGTCAAG GGTCTTCACGTGGGTCTGAACTTGGCCATTGCTATTGCTTTACATAACATACCAGAG GGGGTTGCTGTAGCTCTTCCACTATATTTTGCTACCAGGAG TAAGTGGCACGCATTTTTTACTGCAGCATTCTCCGGATTGGCTGAGCCACTAGGAGTGATCGTTGTAG CTTACTTGTTTCCTAGCAACTTGAATCCTGAAATTCTTGAAGGCCTATTGGCATCTG TTGGTGGTGTTATGGCATTTCTCACTTTGCATGAAATGCTACCTCTTGCATTTGACTATGCTGGCCAGAAGCAAGCCGTCAAAGCAGTCTTTGTTGGCATGGCCTGCATGTCTGCAAG
- the LOC133922466 gene encoding zinc transporter ZTP29 isoform X1, whose amino-acid sequence MEPHVFHRALGLSLVGGLSTAIGALFVVLNPAPNLKMLGLLQGFAAGLMLSISFLDLAHNALNSIGFLKGNLWITRSNLQFFAGVLFFGFIIKFIPEPDFSPQADSSEKQADDGGSGKDMMRKHRRQVLFSGIVTAVGISLHNFPEGMAVFLGSVKGLHVGLNLAIAIALHNIPEGVAVALPLYFATRSKWHAFFTAAFSGLAEPLGVIVVAYLFPSNLNPEILEGLLASVGGVMAFLTLHEMLPLAFDYAGQKQAVKAVFVGMACMSASLYFLEISLPKEISL is encoded by the exons ATGGAGCCGCATGTGTTCCACAGGGCGCTGGGGCTCTCGCTCGTCGGAGGCCTTAGCACCGCCATCG GTGCGCTTTTTGTGGTTTTGAATCCTGCCCCTAACCTGAAGATGCTTGGCCTTCTACAg GGTTTTGCTGCCGGACTTATGTTGAGCATCTCCTTTCTAGACTTGGCACACAATGCACTGAATTCTATTGGCTTCTTGAAGGGCAACCTCTGG ATAACAAGGAGCAACCTGCAGTTTTTTGCAGGAGTTCTTTTCTTTGGTTTCATTATCAAGTTTATTCCAGAGCCAGACTTTTCACCACAAGCTGATTCAAGTGAGAAACAG GCTGATGATGGTGGGTCGGGTAAAGATATGATGAGAAAACATCGTCGGCAGGTGTTATTCAGTGGTATTGTCACCGCTGTTG GAATTAGCTTGCACAATTTCCCAGAGGGAATGGCAGTATTTCTTGGGTCCGTCAAG GGTCTTCACGTGGGTCTGAACTTGGCCATTGCTATTGCTTTACATAACATACCAGAG GGGGTTGCTGTAGCTCTTCCACTATATTTTGCTACCAGGAG TAAGTGGCACGCATTTTTTACTGCAGCATTCTCCGGATTGGCTGAGCCACTAGGAGTGATCGTTGTAG CTTACTTGTTTCCTAGCAACTTGAATCCTGAAATTCTTGAAGGCCTATTGGCATCTG TTGGTGGTGTTATGGCATTTCTCACTTTGCATGAAATGCTACCTCTTGCATTTGACTATGCTGGCCAGAAGCAAGCCGTCAAAGCAGTCTTTGTTGGCATGGCCTGCATGTCTGCAAG
- the LOC133922467 gene encoding chaperone protein dnaJ 6-like, whose protein sequence is MGRKGSRARVSRDADADGGEEEAAAAPAATGSKSLYEILGVEKSASQQEIKKAYYKLALRLHPDKNPGDEEAKEKFQQLQKVISILGDAEKRALYDETGIADDDALVGEAADNLQEYFRAMYKKVTEADIEEFEAKYRGSDSEKKDLKDLYTKFKGNMDRLFWSMICSDPKLDSHRFKDMIDGAIAEGELKSTKAYTKWAKKISEMEPPTNPLQRRVKKKKSEENDLILAISQRRVERKDQFNSILSSIMSKCDPKASSSEPTEEEFEQARRRLESRRPKRRK, encoded by the exons TGGGCCGCAAGGGCAGCAGGGCTAGGGTTTCccgcgacgccgacgccgacggcggcgaggaggaggccgccgccgctccaGCCGCCACCGGGAGCAAGAGCCTCTACGAG ATCCTAGGGGTTGAGAAGAGTGCTTCACAACAAGAAATAAAGAAGGCATATTACAAATTGGCTCTGCGTCTCCACCCAGATAAGAATCCTGGGGATGAG GAAGCCAAAGAGAAATTTCAGCAGCTGCAGAAGGTGATATCTATTCTTGGAGATGCAGAGAAGAGAGCACTGTATGATGAGACTGGCATTGCTGATGATGAT GCACTTGTTGGAGAAGCTGCAGACAATCTTCAAGAGTACTTCAGAGCAATGTACAAAAAG GTTACTGAGGCTGACATTGAAGAATTTGAAGCTAAATACAGAGGGTCAGATTCTGAGAAAAAGGACTTGAAGGATCTTTATACAAAATTCAAGGGCAACATGGACAG GCTTTTCTGGTCAATGATTTGCTCAGACCCAAAGCTTGATTCCCACCGCTTCAAGGATATGATTGATGGTGCAATTGCCGAAG GTGAGCTGAAGTCAACTAAAGCATACACGAAATGGGCTAAAAAGATCTCTGAGATGGAGCCACCCACAAATCCATTACAGAGGAGAGTGAA GAAGAAGAAAAGCGAGGAGAATGATCTGATTCTAGCCATCTCACAGCGCAGGGTGGAACGGAAAGACCAGTTCAACTCCATTCTCTCATCCATAATGTCCAAGTGCGACCCTAAGGCGAGCAGCTCGGAGCCCACTGAAGAGGAGTTCGAGCAGGCACGGCGGAGGCTGGAGAGCAGGAGGCCCAAAAGGCGCAAGTGA